From a region of the Pseudomonas fulva 12-X genome:
- a CDS encoding DUF1330 domain-containing protein yields MKGYWIAHVDVTDPERYSEYTKRAPAVFAEFGGKFLARGGRSEAQEGRDTPQRSVVIEFESYEQAVACYRSAAYQEASSYRAGAAHSEVIIVEGMAP; encoded by the coding sequence ATGAAGGGTTACTGGATCGCGCACGTGGACGTCACCGACCCCGAGCGTTACAGCGAATACACCAAGCGCGCTCCGGCCGTGTTCGCCGAATTCGGCGGCAAGTTCCTGGCCCGCGGCGGCCGCTCCGAGGCGCAGGAAGGCCGCGATACGCCTCAGCGTAGCGTGGTAATCGAGTTCGAGTCGTACGAACAGGCGGTGGCCTGCTACCGCTCCGCGGCCTACCAGGAGGCGAGCAGCTACCGGGCCGGCGCCGCGCATTCGGAAGTGATCATCGTCGAGGGGATGGCGCCCTGA
- a CDS encoding PfkB family carbohydrate kinase — translation MAARLLYTGQIVVDLVMRVSALPAAGQDVLASSAAFAVGGGFNVMAAAARNGLSTCYLGRHGVGRFGDMARQAMQTQGIECCLPPSDDGDTGLCVALTDASAERSFITHVGAEGVLQTTDLQHEMATEEDWVMVSGYSLLHAGKAAPLLAWLQQGGAAGALVFDPGPLACNPDIPGAEQLLERLAIWSSNREEALQFTAADDMEQALERLTARLPEDALVILRDGPQGCWLARGDWRLQIPGFAVEAVDTNGAGDAHIGVFLASLAAGLPEPAAAARANAAAAIAVTRHGPATCPQAGELDAFLAEQAIG, via the coding sequence ATGGCCGCTAGGTTGCTGTACACCGGGCAGATCGTCGTCGACCTTGTAATGCGCGTCAGCGCCCTGCCCGCTGCCGGCCAGGACGTGCTGGCCAGCAGCGCGGCCTTCGCAGTGGGCGGTGGCTTCAACGTGATGGCCGCAGCCGCGCGCAATGGCCTGAGCACCTGTTACCTGGGTCGCCATGGGGTGGGTCGCTTCGGCGACATGGCGCGCCAGGCCATGCAGACGCAGGGCATCGAGTGCTGCCTGCCGCCAAGCGATGACGGCGACACCGGCCTGTGCGTCGCCCTGACCGACGCCAGCGCCGAGCGCTCGTTCATTACCCATGTCGGTGCCGAAGGTGTGTTGCAGACCACGGACCTGCAGCACGAAATGGCCACCGAAGAAGATTGGGTGATGGTCAGCGGCTACAGCCTGCTGCATGCCGGCAAGGCGGCCCCGCTGCTGGCCTGGCTGCAGCAGGGCGGCGCGGCCGGCGCTCTGGTGTTCGACCCAGGCCCGCTGGCCTGCAACCCGGATATCCCGGGCGCCGAGCAGTTGCTGGAGCGCCTGGCGATCTGGAGCAGCAATCGAGAGGAAGCCCTGCAGTTCACCGCTGCCGACGACATGGAGCAGGCCCTCGAGCGCCTCACGGCGCGGCTGCCGGAGGATGCCCTGGTGATTCTGCGCGACGGCCCCCAGGGCTGTTGGCTGGCCCGTGGCGACTGGCGCCTGCAGATACCGGGCTTTGCCGTAGAGGCGGTGGACACCAACGGCGCTGGCGATGCCCATATCGGCGTATTCCTGGCCAGCCTGGCCGCCGGATTACCCGAGCCAGCCGCCGCCGCACGCGCCAATGCCGCGGCCGCCATCGCGGTCACTCGCCATGGCCCGGCAACCTGCCCGCAGGCGGGCGAGCTCGACGCCTTTCTGGCCGAACAGGCCATTGGCTGA
- a CDS encoding ABC transporter substrate-binding protein, with product MVFIKGVTSVLAASILSAAITTTASAETVNFVSWGGTTQDAQKAAWADPFTRDTKITVVQDGPTDYGKLKAMVESGNVQWDVVDVEADFALRAAAEGLLEPLDFNVIKRDRIDPRFVNDHGVGSFFFSFVLGYNEGAVGGKKPEDWSALFDTATYPGKRALYKWPSPGVLELALLADGVEKDKLYPLDLDRAFKKLDTIKKDIVWWGGGAQSQQLLASGEASMGQFWNGRIHALQEDGAPVAASWKQNLVMADMLVVPKGAKNKEAAMKFLAHSSSAKGQADFSNLTAYAPVNLDSVARLDSVLAQNLPTAHEADQITLDYAYWAKNGAEIANRWNEWLVK from the coding sequence ATGGTGTTTATCAAAGGTGTTACCTCGGTGCTCGCCGCGAGCATCCTGAGTGCTGCAATCACGACCACCGCCTCGGCGGAAACCGTCAACTTCGTCAGCTGGGGCGGTACCACCCAGGATGCGCAGAAAGCCGCCTGGGCCGACCCCTTCACCCGCGACACCAAAATCACCGTCGTGCAGGACGGCCCGACCGACTACGGCAAGCTCAAGGCCATGGTCGAGAGCGGCAACGTGCAGTGGGACGTGGTCGACGTGGAAGCCGACTTCGCCCTGCGCGCCGCGGCCGAAGGCCTGCTCGAACCATTGGACTTCAACGTCATCAAGCGCGATCGCATCGACCCGCGCTTCGTCAACGACCACGGCGTCGGTTCGTTCTTCTTCTCCTTCGTGCTCGGCTACAACGAGGGCGCGGTCGGCGGCAAGAAGCCCGAGGACTGGAGCGCGCTGTTCGACACCGCCACCTACCCCGGCAAACGCGCCCTGTACAAATGGCCGAGCCCCGGCGTGCTGGAACTGGCCCTGCTGGCCGACGGCGTAGAAAAGGACAAGCTGTACCCGCTGGACCTGGATCGCGCCTTCAAGAAACTCGACACCATCAAGAAGGACATCGTCTGGTGGGGCGGCGGCGCGCAGTCGCAGCAGCTGCTGGCCTCCGGCGAGGCGAGCATGGGCCAGTTCTGGAACGGCCGTATCCACGCCCTGCAGGAAGATGGCGCGCCGGTCGCGGCGAGCTGGAAGCAGAACCTGGTCATGGCCGACATGCTGGTCGTGCCCAAGGGCGCCAAGAACAAGGAAGCGGCCATGAAGTTCCTGGCCCATTCCAGCAGCGCCAAGGGCCAGGCCGACTTCTCCAACCTGACCGCCTACGCGCCGGTCAACCTGGATAGCGTGGCACGCCTGGATTCGGTACTGGCGCAGAACCTGCCGACCGCCCACGAGGCCGACCAGATCACCCTGGACTACGCCTACTGGGCCAAGAACGGCGCGGAAATCGCCAATCGCTGGAACGAATGGCTGGTGAAGTGA
- the ribBA gene encoding bifunctional 3,4-dihydroxy-2-butanone-4-phosphate synthase/GTP cyclohydrolase II, whose translation MPFHSIRELIDDFRQGKMVLLVDDEDRENEGDLLLAAEFCTPQAINFMAREARGLICLTLTDEHCQRLGLEQMVPSNGSVFSTAFTVSIEAASGITTGISAADRAHTVLTAVAADATPNDLVQPGHIFPLRAKEGGVLTRAGHTEAGCDLARLAGLTPAAVIVEVMNEDGSMARRPDLEAFAALHGIRIGTIADLIQYRLSTEHTITRIGERALPTVHGEFRLITYEDRIAGGVHMAMVMGDIRHDEPTLARVHAIDPLRDLVGAEYSGPRSWTLWAALERIAADGKGVVVVLANHESSQALLERVPQLTQPQRPFNRGQPRVYSEVGTGAQILQDLGVGKLRHLGPPLKYAGLAGYELEVVETVPFE comes from the coding sequence ATGCCCTTCCATTCCATCCGTGAACTCATCGATGACTTTCGCCAGGGCAAGATGGTCCTGCTGGTGGACGACGAAGACCGCGAGAACGAGGGCGACCTGCTGCTCGCCGCCGAATTCTGCACGCCCCAGGCGATCAACTTCATGGCCCGCGAAGCCCGCGGCCTGATCTGCCTGACGCTGACCGACGAGCACTGCCAGCGCCTCGGCCTGGAGCAGATGGTGCCCAGCAACGGTAGCGTATTTTCCACCGCTTTCACCGTTTCCATAGAAGCCGCCAGCGGCATCACCACCGGCATTTCCGCCGCCGACCGTGCCCACACGGTGCTGACCGCCGTGGCTGCCGACGCCACGCCCAACGACCTGGTGCAGCCGGGCCACATCTTTCCGCTGCGCGCCAAGGAAGGCGGCGTGCTGACTCGCGCCGGGCACACCGAAGCCGGCTGCGACCTGGCCCGGCTGGCCGGCCTGACGCCCGCCGCAGTGATCGTCGAGGTGATGAACGAGGACGGCAGCATGGCCCGCCGCCCCGACCTGGAGGCCTTCGCCGCACTGCACGGCATCAGGATCGGCACCATCGCCGACCTCATTCAGTACCGCCTGAGCACCGAGCACACCATCACCCGCATCGGCGAGCGCGCATTGCCTACGGTGCACGGCGAGTTCCGCCTGATCACCTATGAAGATCGCATCGCCGGCGGCGTACACATGGCCATGGTGATGGGTGACATCCGCCATGACGAACCGACCCTGGCGCGCGTACACGCCATCGATCCGCTGCGCGATCTGGTCGGCGCCGAGTATTCCGGGCCGCGCAGCTGGACGCTGTGGGCCGCCCTGGAACGCATCGCCGCCGACGGCAAGGGTGTTGTCGTGGTGCTCGCCAACCATGAGTCGTCGCAAGCCCTGCTCGAACGCGTACCGCAGCTGACCCAGCCGCAACGGCCCTTCAACCGGGGCCAGCCGCGGGTGTATTCCGAGGTCGGTACCGGGGCGCAGATCTTGCAGGACCTCGGCGTCGGCAAGCTGCGCCACCTCGGCCCACCGCTCAAGTACGCGGGTCTGGCTGGTTACGAGCTGGAAGTGGTGGAGACCGTGCCGTTCGAGTGA
- a CDS encoding ABC transporter permease, which translates to MTALRTPEVGAADRQRANADGNPERAARWRGAPYLLPALLFLGLFFLAPLIGLLLRGVLEPEPGLGNYAQLFANSAYSKVLFNTFAVAGLVTVISLLLAFPLAWAITLMPRGWGRWLLSIVLLSMWTSLLARTYSWLVLLQSSGVVNKFLMGLGIIDQPLEMVHNLTGVVIGMSYIMIPFIVLPLQATMSAIDPMVLQAGSICGASPWRNFFKVFIPLCRPGIFSGALMVFVMSLGYYVTPALLGGAQNMMLPEFIIQQVQSFLNWGIASAAAALLILITLVLFYVYLKLQPESPVASSTAR; encoded by the coding sequence ATGACCGCGCTCCGTACCCCCGAGGTCGGTGCAGCAGACCGTCAGCGTGCCAACGCTGACGGCAACCCGGAACGGGCAGCGCGCTGGCGCGGTGCCCCGTACCTGCTGCCGGCCCTGCTGTTTCTCGGTTTGTTCTTCCTGGCGCCGCTGATCGGCCTGCTGCTGCGCGGCGTGCTGGAACCGGAGCCGGGCCTGGGCAACTACGCTCAACTGTTCGCCAACTCGGCCTATTCCAAGGTGCTGTTCAACACCTTCGCGGTGGCCGGCCTGGTGACCGTGATCAGCCTCCTGCTGGCCTTTCCCCTGGCCTGGGCGATCACCCTGATGCCGCGCGGCTGGGGCCGCTGGCTGTTGAGCATCGTGCTGCTGTCGATGTGGACCAGCCTGCTGGCGCGCACCTACTCGTGGCTGGTGCTGCTGCAGTCCTCGGGGGTGGTCAACAAATTCCTGATGGGTCTGGGCATCATCGACCAGCCACTGGAGATGGTGCACAACCTGACCGGCGTGGTGATCGGCATGAGCTACATCATGATCCCGTTCATCGTGCTGCCGCTGCAGGCGACCATGAGCGCCATCGACCCGATGGTGTTGCAGGCCGGCTCGATCTGCGGTGCCAGCCCATGGCGCAACTTTTTCAAGGTGTTCATTCCGCTGTGCCGGCCGGGCATCTTCAGCGGCGCTCTGATGGTCTTCGTGATGTCCCTGGGTTACTACGTGACGCCGGCGTTGCTCGGCGGCGCACAGAACATGATGCTCCCCGAATTCATCATCCAGCAGGTGCAATCGTTCCTCAACTGGGGCATCGCCAGTGCGGCAGCAGCCTTGCTGATCCTCATCACCCTGGTGCTGTTCTACGTCTACCTGAAGCTGCAACCGGAATCGCCGGTCGCTTCCAGCACTGCGAGGTAA
- a CDS encoding GntR family transcriptional regulator translates to MIRQVRFDKKTRVVRALAERIEQGVLGAGERLPGEHELAAAFDVSRGTLREALSELKRRNYIGTQPGVGSVVTYDGVPLHQSGGWAQALAAGGVQIQTELLDISCVEREEFAERFGRARFMLVERRRRAADGSLVSLERALIPACDGLENLAEEGLLEDSLTATLATHGYRAGQGKQWIGAAPLDDEAASQLQRTPGSVFLRVIRETFDNRGRFMERVESYLDPLHFQLHLEFGDAQ, encoded by the coding sequence ATGATTAGACAGGTTCGATTTGACAAGAAAACCCGCGTGGTTCGCGCCCTGGCCGAACGCATCGAGCAAGGCGTGCTCGGCGCAGGCGAGCGGCTGCCCGGTGAACACGAGCTGGCGGCGGCCTTCGATGTCAGCCGCGGCACGTTGCGCGAGGCGCTCTCCGAGCTCAAGCGGCGCAATTACATCGGCACCCAGCCGGGTGTTGGCTCCGTGGTTACCTATGACGGTGTGCCTTTGCACCAGAGCGGGGGCTGGGCGCAGGCCCTTGCCGCCGGCGGCGTGCAGATCCAGACCGAGCTGCTGGATATCAGTTGCGTGGAACGCGAGGAATTCGCCGAACGCTTCGGCCGCGCCCGCTTCATGCTCGTCGAGCGGCGCCGGCGGGCCGCCGATGGCAGCCTGGTGTCGCTCGAGCGGGCACTGATTCCAGCCTGCGATGGCCTGGAAAATCTCGCCGAAGAAGGCCTGCTCGAGGACTCGCTGACCGCCACGCTGGCCACCCACGGCTATCGCGCCGGACAGGGCAAGCAGTGGATCGGCGCAGCGCCGCTCGACGACGAGGCCGCCAGCCAACTGCAACGCACACCGGGCAGCGTATTCCTGCGGGTGATCAGGGAAACCTTTGACAACCGCGGACGCTTCATGGAGCGCGTCGAAAGCTACCTGGACCCGCTGCACTTTCAACTTCATCTCGAATTCGGAGACGCCCAGTGA
- a CDS encoding purine-cytosine permease family protein: protein MRASEQVGQLETRGIEPVPENECNGHPLQLFWVWFAANISILGLPLGATLIAFQGLSIGQALIVAILGAGGSFAIVGLLSIAGRRGRAPSLTLSRAIFGMRGNIGPTLVSLGSRLGWETVNTTTAAFVLLSLVSIIQGTPMEAKSAPFLTLVFIGLFVLLTLCVSGLGHATLLVIQKWATWVFGALNLVVGGFLALHIDWTLVWAATPAPMSAVLIGIGTMAAGTGIGWANAGADMSRYQHKSVRAAGLVASAAFGAGIPLVLLITLGGLISVGNDHLASATDPIVAIRELLPTWMAVPYLITAFGGLLLSNNLSVYSAGLTTLTLGLKVKRVYAVVVDIVVIFIGSIYFMLIAESFYGPFITFISMLAVPITAWVGIFLVDLRHRQRYEAADLMNVSPSSAYWYAGGVEWRALGAWAVAIVLGFSFTTVKIGAGNVLFHGWLADSWFGQNGLGWIVTFVVAGGLYALLGGCRDRRAAVTHEAAHGR, encoded by the coding sequence ATGCGTGCATCCGAACAGGTGGGCCAGTTGGAAACCCGCGGCATCGAGCCAGTCCCCGAGAATGAATGCAACGGCCACCCGCTGCAGCTGTTCTGGGTCTGGTTCGCGGCCAACATCAGCATCCTCGGCTTGCCGCTGGGTGCCACGCTGATCGCCTTTCAAGGCCTGTCGATCGGGCAGGCCCTGATTGTCGCCATCCTCGGCGCCGGCGGCTCCTTCGCCATCGTCGGCCTGCTGTCGATTGCCGGGCGCCGTGGCCGCGCGCCGAGCCTGACGCTGTCGCGGGCGATCTTCGGCATGCGCGGCAATATCGGCCCGACCCTGGTATCGCTCGGCTCGCGCCTGGGCTGGGAAACGGTCAATACCACCACGGCGGCCTTCGTGTTGTTGTCACTGGTGTCGATCATTCAGGGCACGCCGATGGAAGCCAAGTCCGCGCCCTTTCTGACCCTGGTGTTCATCGGCCTGTTCGTGCTTCTGACCCTGTGCGTCTCCGGTCTCGGCCACGCCACCCTGCTGGTGATCCAGAAATGGGCCACCTGGGTGTTCGGTGCGCTGAACCTGGTGGTCGGCGGTTTTCTCGCCCTGCATATCGACTGGACGCTGGTGTGGGCGGCCACGCCGGCGCCGATGTCCGCCGTGCTGATCGGTATCGGCACCATGGCCGCCGGTACCGGTATCGGCTGGGCCAACGCCGGTGCCGACATGTCGCGCTACCAGCACAAGAGCGTCCGCGCGGCCGGGCTGGTGGCATCCGCAGCCTTCGGTGCGGGGATTCCGCTGGTACTGCTGATCACCCTCGGCGGGCTGATTTCGGTGGGCAACGACCACCTGGCCTCGGCGACCGACCCCATTGTGGCGATTCGCGAATTGCTACCGACCTGGATGGCCGTGCCCTACCTGATCACCGCGTTCGGCGGCCTGCTGCTGTCCAACAACCTGTCGGTGTATTCCGCCGGCCTGACCACCCTGACCCTCGGCCTCAAGGTCAAGCGGGTCTACGCCGTGGTGGTCGACATCGTGGTGATCTTCATCGGCTCGATCTACTTCATGCTGATCGCCGAAAGCTTCTACGGCCCCTTCATCACCTTCATCTCCATGCTGGCCGTGCCGATCACCGCCTGGGTGGGTATCTTCCTGGTCGACCTGCGCCACCGTCAGCGTTACGAGGCGGCCGACCTGATGAACGTCAGCCCGAGCAGTGCCTACTGGTACGCCGGCGGCGTGGAGTGGCGCGCCCTGGGCGCCTGGGCGGTGGCGATCGTGCTGGGCTTCAGCTTCACCACGGTGAAGATCGGCGCGGGCAACGTGCTGTTTCACGGCTGGCTGGCAGATTCCTGGTTCGGCCAGAACGGCCTGGGCTGGATCGTCACCTTCGTCGTCGCCGGCGGCCTGTATGCGCTGCTCGGCGGCTGCCGCGACCGCCGTGCTGCCGTGACTCACGAGGCCGCCCATGGCCGCTAG
- a CDS encoding ADP-ribosylglycohydrolase family protein → MNQLSTARDRALGAFLGLALGDALGMPTQSLSREQIRARYGRIDGLIAADADQPIAPNMPAGAITDDTEQAILVGELLVEGQGRIEPTDLAQRLIDWEAAMRAKGSQDLLGPSTKRAIEMILAGASPEQAGRFGTTNGASMRITPVGIAADVRDPERFMAQVLQACQVTHNTGLGIASAAAVAAVVSAGINGDGLASALDSGVAAARQGQRLGHWVAGGDIAARIEWTTQLCSTASAEVLPDLIYEVIGTSVASQESVVAAFALARAVANGQLTPYEALCMAASLGGDTDTIAAVLGAMLGATHGLGAWPSEALAQVCAVSQIDLAPLTDRLLALRTI, encoded by the coding sequence GTGAACCAGCTTTCCACCGCGCGAGACCGCGCGCTCGGGGCCTTCCTCGGGCTGGCCCTGGGCGATGCCCTCGGCATGCCGACCCAGTCGCTGTCCCGGGAGCAGATTCGCGCTCGCTATGGCCGTATCGACGGCCTGATCGCTGCCGACGCCGACCAACCCATCGCCCCGAACATGCCCGCTGGCGCGATCACCGACGATACCGAGCAGGCGATTCTGGTGGGTGAACTGCTGGTCGAGGGCCAGGGCCGGATCGAGCCGACCGACCTGGCGCAGCGCCTGATCGACTGGGAAGCAGCCATGCGCGCCAAGGGCTCGCAGGACTTGCTCGGCCCGTCGACCAAACGCGCCATCGAGATGATTCTCGCCGGCGCCAGCCCGGAACAGGCCGGGCGCTTCGGCACCACCAACGGCGCGTCGATGCGCATCACCCCGGTAGGCATCGCCGCCGACGTGCGTGACCCCGAGCGTTTCATGGCGCAGGTGCTGCAGGCCTGCCAGGTGACCCACAACACCGGCCTGGGTATCGCCAGCGCCGCTGCAGTGGCGGCGGTGGTGTCGGCGGGCATCAATGGCGACGGCCTGGCCAGCGCCCTGGACAGTGGAGTCGCGGCGGCCCGGCAAGGCCAGCGACTTGGCCATTGGGTGGCCGGCGGCGACATCGCGGCACGCATCGAGTGGACCACCCAGCTGTGCAGCACCGCCAGCGCCGAGGTATTGCCCGACCTGATCTACGAGGTGATCGGCACCTCGGTGGCGTCCCAGGAGTCCGTGGTCGCCGCGTTCGCCCTGGCGCGCGCCGTCGCCAACGGCCAACTGACACCTTATGAGGCCCTGTGCATGGCCGCCAGCCTGGGTGGCGACACCGACACCATCGCCGCCGTGCTCGGCGCCATGCTCGGCGCGACCCATGGCCTGGGCGCGTGGCCGAGCGAAGCGCTGGCGCAGGTCTGCGCGGTGAGCCAGATCGACCTGGCACCGCTGACCGACCGGCTGCTGGCCTTGCGAACGATCTGA